One window from the genome of Bacillus rossius redtenbacheri isolate Brsri chromosome 12, Brsri_v3, whole genome shotgun sequence encodes:
- the LOC134537803 gene encoding ral guanine nucleotide dissociation stimulator-like 1 isoform X6, protein MSSDADCLPTWRLWGEERVDGAIYTVYLKKVRYHRPTKSASSDSDDEISHLEWETVRVRFVKAGSLERLVESLATDDGELESTYINVFLTTYRTFASAKQVLTLLLDRYEQLSNNKLDLPDSVMEQHRNLLPRTLVQALYVWLDSFPEDFRDPPTHPALHRLLYFCQQHLPASELEVKVRHRLDRFDREDQLLDSCMLYPGSTLRIHAATMNGNSPQHYVFPEVPQRHFAEQLTRMDMELFKKLVPHQCLGAVWSRRDKNRSHEAATVLATVNQFNAVSFRVISTALVDLHLRPGERARVIGTWIDIAQELRVLKNFSSLKAIISGLQSNPVYRLQKTWQALPKEKVELFEELARIFSEDNNQWAQRELLIREGTAKFADTVGENDRQLQKVFHRQMNNTGNISYGTIPYLGTFLTDLTMIDTAIPDTVAEGLINFDKRRKEFEVLAQIKLLQGAANAYNIPEDLAFDRWFDSILVLDDQEAYQLSCKIEAPLTSQSSAGQGGLSAGRDSNKTKKRAPLGHRKNDSIASTSSSSGSMFFCDLESHPSSRHNSLDRKASPSQMSSSSSTSSLPSLDVSMSSGNTNTSAGRHSSSTCSRSQASSQALGPAQPKSHDFYIIRVTLETSSVETDGIVLYKSIMLSNNERTPQVIRNAMLKLGLEGNPDSYTLAQVLPDKEMVLPPNANVYYAVNTAFNLNFILRPKKENAVEPVPPSRSKPAKKMSS, encoded by the exons GACTCGGACGACGAGATCTCGCACCTGGAGTGGGAGACGGTGCGCGTGCGCTTCGTCAAGGCGGGCAGCCTGGAGAGGCTGGTGGAGAGCCTGGCCACGGACGACGGCGAGCTCGAGTCCACCTACATCAACGTGTTCCTCACCACGTACCGCACCTTCGCCTCCGCCAAGCAGGTGCTCACGCTGCTGCTGGACAG GTACGAGCAGCTGTCCAACAATAAACTGGACCTTCCAGACTCTGTCATGGAGCAGCACAGAAA TCTGCTGCCCAGGACGCTGGTGCAGGCCCTGTACGTGTGGCTGGACTCGTTCCCCGAGGACTTCCGCGACCCGCCAACGCACCCCGCGCTCCACCGGCTGCTGTACTTCTGCCAGCAGCACCTGCCCGCGTCCGAGCTGGAGGTGAAGGTGCGCCACCGGCTGGACCGCTTCGACCGCGAGGACCAGCTCCTGG ACTCGTGCATGCTGTACCCCGGCTCGACGCTCCGGATACACGCGGCGACGATGAACGGCAACAGCCCCCAGCACTACGTGTTCCCGGAGGTGCCCCAGAGGCACTTCGCGGAGCAGCTCACGAGGATGGACATG GAGCTGTTCAAGAAGCTGGTCCCGCACCAGTGCCTGGGGGCCGTCTGGTCGCGGAGGGACAAGAACCGCAGCCACGAGGCCGCCACCGTGCTGGCCACGGTGAACCAGTTCAACGCCGTGTCATTCCGCGTCATCAGCACGGCGCTGGTGGACCTACACCTGAGGCCGGGCGAGCGGGCGCGCGTCATCGGCACGTGGATCGACATTGCGCAG GAGTTACGAGTGTTGAAAAACTTCTCATCGTTGAAAGCTATTATATCTGGTCTTCAGTCAAATCCGGTCTACAGATTACAGAAGACTTGGCAAGCTCTTCCAAAGGAAAAG GTGGAGCTGTTTGAAGAACTCGCAAGGATATTCAGCGAAGATAACAACCAGTGGGCTCAAAGAGAGCTTCTTATCCGTGAAGGCACGGCCAAGTTTGCGGACACGGTGGGGGAAAACGATCGCCAGTTGCAGAAAGTGTTCCATCGACAAATGAACAACACTGGG AACATAAGTTACGGCACAATACCGTACTTGGGTACATTTCTCACTGATCTTACAATGATAGACACTGCGATACCGGACACTGTTGCGGAGGGCCTCATAAACTTTGACAAGCGGAGGAAAGAATTTGAAGTTCTTGCACAG ATAAAACTTCTTCAAGGAGCAGCTAATGCGTACAACATCCCAGAAGACCTGGCGTTCGATCGCTGGTTCGACTCGATCCTCGTCCTGGACGACCAGGAAGCATACCAGTTGTCGTGTAAAATCGAAGCGCCCCTCACGAGTCAATCGTCTGCCGGACAGGGAGGGCTCAGCGCTGGCCGAGACTCGAACAAGACCAAGAAACGTGCACC CCTCGGACACCGTAAAAATGACTCGATAGCCAGCACATCCAGCAGCTCAGGCAGCATGTTCTTCTGCGACCTCGAGTCTCACCCTTCGTCCAGGCACAACTCCTTGGATAGGAAG GCGTCTCCGTCGCAGATGtcctcctcgtccagcacctccTCCCTGCCGTCGCTGGACGTGTCGATGAGCAGCGGCAACACCAACACGTCGGCCGGGAGGCACAGCAGCAGCACCTGCAGCAGGTCCCAGGCGTCGTCCCAGGCCCTCGGCCCCGCGCAGCCCAAGTCCCACGACTTCTACATCATCCGCGTGACCTTGGAGACCAGCTCCGTGGAGACCGACG GTATAGTTCTCTACAAAAGCATAATGCTGAGCAACAACGAGCGGACGCCGCAGGTGATAAGGAACGCAATGCTCAAACTCGGGCTTGAAGGGAATCCCGACTCCTACACACTAGCTCAGGTGCTGCCTGACAAAG AAATGGTTCTTCCCCCGAATGCCAACGTGTATTACGCTGTCAACACTGCGTTCAACTTGAACTTCATCCTGCGACCAAAGAAGGAGAACGCTGTGGAGCCAGTGCCGCCTTCCCGCTCAAAGCCTGCCAAGAAGATGTCTAGCTAG
- the LOC134537803 gene encoding ral guanine nucleotide dissociation stimulator-like 1 isoform X7: MSSDADCLQPTWRLWGEERVDGAIYTVYLKKVRYHRPTKSASSDSDDEISHLEWETVRVRFVKAGSLERLVESLATDDGELESTYINVFLTTYRTFASAKQVLTLLLDRYEQLSNNKLDLPDSVMEQHRKTLVQALYVWLDSFPEDFRDPPTHPALHRLLYFCQQHLPASELEVKVRHRLDRFDREDQLLDSCMLYPGSTLRIHAATMNGNSPQHYVFPEVPQRHFAEQLTRMDMELFKKLVPHQCLGAVWSRRDKNRSHEAATVLATVNQFNAVSFRVISTALVDLHLRPGERARVIGTWIDIAQELRVLKNFSSLKAIISGLQSNPVYRLQKTWQALPKEKVELFEELARIFSEDNNQWAQRELLIREGTAKFADTVGENDRQLQKVFHRQMNNTGNISYGTIPYLGTFLTDLTMIDTAIPDTVAEGLINFDKRRKEFEVLAQIKLLQGAANAYNIPEDLAFDRWFDSILVLDDQEAYQLSCKIEAPLTSQSSAGQGGLSAGRDSNKTKKRAPLGHRKNDSIASTSSSSGSMFFCDLESHPSSRHNSLDRKASPSQMSSSSSTSSLPSLDVSMSSGNTNTSAGRHSSSTCSRSQASSQALGPAQPKSHDFYIIRVTLETSSVETDGIVLYKSIMLSNNERTPQVIRNAMLKLGLEGNPDSYTLAQVLPDKEMVLPPNANVYYAVNTAFNLNFILRPKKENAVEPVPPSRSKPAKKMSS; the protein is encoded by the exons GACTCGGACGACGAGATCTCGCACCTGGAGTGGGAGACGGTGCGCGTGCGCTTCGTCAAGGCGGGCAGCCTGGAGAGGCTGGTGGAGAGCCTGGCCACGGACGACGGCGAGCTCGAGTCCACCTACATCAACGTGTTCCTCACCACGTACCGCACCTTCGCCTCCGCCAAGCAGGTGCTCACGCTGCTGCTGGACAG GTACGAGCAGCTGTCCAACAATAAACTGGACCTTCCAGACTCTGTCATGGAGCAGCACAGAAA GACGCTGGTGCAGGCCCTGTACGTGTGGCTGGACTCGTTCCCCGAGGACTTCCGCGACCCGCCAACGCACCCCGCGCTCCACCGGCTGCTGTACTTCTGCCAGCAGCACCTGCCCGCGTCCGAGCTGGAGGTGAAGGTGCGCCACCGGCTGGACCGCTTCGACCGCGAGGACCAGCTCCTGG ACTCGTGCATGCTGTACCCCGGCTCGACGCTCCGGATACACGCGGCGACGATGAACGGCAACAGCCCCCAGCACTACGTGTTCCCGGAGGTGCCCCAGAGGCACTTCGCGGAGCAGCTCACGAGGATGGACATG GAGCTGTTCAAGAAGCTGGTCCCGCACCAGTGCCTGGGGGCCGTCTGGTCGCGGAGGGACAAGAACCGCAGCCACGAGGCCGCCACCGTGCTGGCCACGGTGAACCAGTTCAACGCCGTGTCATTCCGCGTCATCAGCACGGCGCTGGTGGACCTACACCTGAGGCCGGGCGAGCGGGCGCGCGTCATCGGCACGTGGATCGACATTGCGCAG GAGTTACGAGTGTTGAAAAACTTCTCATCGTTGAAAGCTATTATATCTGGTCTTCAGTCAAATCCGGTCTACAGATTACAGAAGACTTGGCAAGCTCTTCCAAAGGAAAAG GTGGAGCTGTTTGAAGAACTCGCAAGGATATTCAGCGAAGATAACAACCAGTGGGCTCAAAGAGAGCTTCTTATCCGTGAAGGCACGGCCAAGTTTGCGGACACGGTGGGGGAAAACGATCGCCAGTTGCAGAAAGTGTTCCATCGACAAATGAACAACACTGGG AACATAAGTTACGGCACAATACCGTACTTGGGTACATTTCTCACTGATCTTACAATGATAGACACTGCGATACCGGACACTGTTGCGGAGGGCCTCATAAACTTTGACAAGCGGAGGAAAGAATTTGAAGTTCTTGCACAG ATAAAACTTCTTCAAGGAGCAGCTAATGCGTACAACATCCCAGAAGACCTGGCGTTCGATCGCTGGTTCGACTCGATCCTCGTCCTGGACGACCAGGAAGCATACCAGTTGTCGTGTAAAATCGAAGCGCCCCTCACGAGTCAATCGTCTGCCGGACAGGGAGGGCTCAGCGCTGGCCGAGACTCGAACAAGACCAAGAAACGTGCACC CCTCGGACACCGTAAAAATGACTCGATAGCCAGCACATCCAGCAGCTCAGGCAGCATGTTCTTCTGCGACCTCGAGTCTCACCCTTCGTCCAGGCACAACTCCTTGGATAGGAAG GCGTCTCCGTCGCAGATGtcctcctcgtccagcacctccTCCCTGCCGTCGCTGGACGTGTCGATGAGCAGCGGCAACACCAACACGTCGGCCGGGAGGCACAGCAGCAGCACCTGCAGCAGGTCCCAGGCGTCGTCCCAGGCCCTCGGCCCCGCGCAGCCCAAGTCCCACGACTTCTACATCATCCGCGTGACCTTGGAGACCAGCTCCGTGGAGACCGACG GTATAGTTCTCTACAAAAGCATAATGCTGAGCAACAACGAGCGGACGCCGCAGGTGATAAGGAACGCAATGCTCAAACTCGGGCTTGAAGGGAATCCCGACTCCTACACACTAGCTCAGGTGCTGCCTGACAAAG AAATGGTTCTTCCCCCGAATGCCAACGTGTATTACGCTGTCAACACTGCGTTCAACTTGAACTTCATCCTGCGACCAAAGAAGGAGAACGCTGTGGAGCCAGTGCCGCCTTCCCGCTCAAAGCCTGCCAAGAAGATGTCTAGCTAG
- the LOC134537803 gene encoding ral guanine nucleotide dissociation stimulator-like 1 isoform X5 — translation MSSDADCLQPTWRLWGEERVDGAIYTVYLKKVRYHRPTKSASSDSDDEISHLEWETVRVRFVKAGSLERLVESLATDDGELESTYINVFLTTYRTFASAKQVLTLLLDRYEQLSNNKLDLPDSVMEQHRNLLPRTLVQALYVWLDSFPEDFRDPPTHPALHRLLYFCQQHLPASELEVKVRHRLDRFDREDQLLDSCMLYPGSTLRIHAATMNGNSPQHYVFPEVPQRHFAEQLTRMDMELFKKLVPHQCLGAVWSRRDKNRSHEAATVLATVNQFNAVSFRVISTALVDLHLRPGERARVIGTWIDIAQELRVLKNFSSLKAIISGLQSNPVYRLQKTWQALPKEKVELFEELARIFSEDNNQWAQRELLIREGTAKFADTVGENDRQLQKVFHRQMNNTGNISYGTIPYLGTFLTDLTMIDTAIPDTVAEGLINFDKRRKEFEVLAQIKLLQGAANAYNIPEDLAFDRWFDSILVLDDQEAYQLSCKIEAPLTSQSSAGQGGLSAGRDSNKTKKRAPLGHRKNDSIASTSSSSGSMFFCDLESHPSSRHNSLDRKASPSQMSSSSSTSSLPSLDVSMSSGNTNTSAGRHSSSTCSRSQASSQALGPAQPKSHDFYIIRVTLETSSVETDGIVLYKSIMLSNNERTPQVIRNAMLKLGLEGNPDSYTLAQVLPDKEMVLPPNANVYYAVNTAFNLNFILRPKKENAVEPVPPSRSKPAKKMSS, via the exons GACTCGGACGACGAGATCTCGCACCTGGAGTGGGAGACGGTGCGCGTGCGCTTCGTCAAGGCGGGCAGCCTGGAGAGGCTGGTGGAGAGCCTGGCCACGGACGACGGCGAGCTCGAGTCCACCTACATCAACGTGTTCCTCACCACGTACCGCACCTTCGCCTCCGCCAAGCAGGTGCTCACGCTGCTGCTGGACAG GTACGAGCAGCTGTCCAACAATAAACTGGACCTTCCAGACTCTGTCATGGAGCAGCACAGAAA TCTGCTGCCCAGGACGCTGGTGCAGGCCCTGTACGTGTGGCTGGACTCGTTCCCCGAGGACTTCCGCGACCCGCCAACGCACCCCGCGCTCCACCGGCTGCTGTACTTCTGCCAGCAGCACCTGCCCGCGTCCGAGCTGGAGGTGAAGGTGCGCCACCGGCTGGACCGCTTCGACCGCGAGGACCAGCTCCTGG ACTCGTGCATGCTGTACCCCGGCTCGACGCTCCGGATACACGCGGCGACGATGAACGGCAACAGCCCCCAGCACTACGTGTTCCCGGAGGTGCCCCAGAGGCACTTCGCGGAGCAGCTCACGAGGATGGACATG GAGCTGTTCAAGAAGCTGGTCCCGCACCAGTGCCTGGGGGCCGTCTGGTCGCGGAGGGACAAGAACCGCAGCCACGAGGCCGCCACCGTGCTGGCCACGGTGAACCAGTTCAACGCCGTGTCATTCCGCGTCATCAGCACGGCGCTGGTGGACCTACACCTGAGGCCGGGCGAGCGGGCGCGCGTCATCGGCACGTGGATCGACATTGCGCAG GAGTTACGAGTGTTGAAAAACTTCTCATCGTTGAAAGCTATTATATCTGGTCTTCAGTCAAATCCGGTCTACAGATTACAGAAGACTTGGCAAGCTCTTCCAAAGGAAAAG GTGGAGCTGTTTGAAGAACTCGCAAGGATATTCAGCGAAGATAACAACCAGTGGGCTCAAAGAGAGCTTCTTATCCGTGAAGGCACGGCCAAGTTTGCGGACACGGTGGGGGAAAACGATCGCCAGTTGCAGAAAGTGTTCCATCGACAAATGAACAACACTGGG AACATAAGTTACGGCACAATACCGTACTTGGGTACATTTCTCACTGATCTTACAATGATAGACACTGCGATACCGGACACTGTTGCGGAGGGCCTCATAAACTTTGACAAGCGGAGGAAAGAATTTGAAGTTCTTGCACAG ATAAAACTTCTTCAAGGAGCAGCTAATGCGTACAACATCCCAGAAGACCTGGCGTTCGATCGCTGGTTCGACTCGATCCTCGTCCTGGACGACCAGGAAGCATACCAGTTGTCGTGTAAAATCGAAGCGCCCCTCACGAGTCAATCGTCTGCCGGACAGGGAGGGCTCAGCGCTGGCCGAGACTCGAACAAGACCAAGAAACGTGCACC CCTCGGACACCGTAAAAATGACTCGATAGCCAGCACATCCAGCAGCTCAGGCAGCATGTTCTTCTGCGACCTCGAGTCTCACCCTTCGTCCAGGCACAACTCCTTGGATAGGAAG GCGTCTCCGTCGCAGATGtcctcctcgtccagcacctccTCCCTGCCGTCGCTGGACGTGTCGATGAGCAGCGGCAACACCAACACGTCGGCCGGGAGGCACAGCAGCAGCACCTGCAGCAGGTCCCAGGCGTCGTCCCAGGCCCTCGGCCCCGCGCAGCCCAAGTCCCACGACTTCTACATCATCCGCGTGACCTTGGAGACCAGCTCCGTGGAGACCGACG GTATAGTTCTCTACAAAAGCATAATGCTGAGCAACAACGAGCGGACGCCGCAGGTGATAAGGAACGCAATGCTCAAACTCGGGCTTGAAGGGAATCCCGACTCCTACACACTAGCTCAGGTGCTGCCTGACAAAG AAATGGTTCTTCCCCCGAATGCCAACGTGTATTACGCTGTCAACACTGCGTTCAACTTGAACTTCATCCTGCGACCAAAGAAGGAGAACGCTGTGGAGCCAGTGCCGCCTTCCCGCTCAAAGCCTGCCAAGAAGATGTCTAGCTAG
- the LOC134537803 gene encoding ral guanine nucleotide dissociation stimulator-like 1 isoform X4, translated as MRHMCVGLAAFVDCNYCWPTWRLWGEERVDGAIYTVYLKKVRYHRPTKSASSDSDDEISHLEWETVRVRFVKAGSLERLVESLATDDGELESTYINVFLTTYRTFASAKQVLTLLLDRYEQLSNNKLDLPDSVMEQHRNLLPRTLVQALYVWLDSFPEDFRDPPTHPALHRLLYFCQQHLPASELEVKVRHRLDRFDREDQLLDSCMLYPGSTLRIHAATMNGNSPQHYVFPEVPQRHFAEQLTRMDMELFKKLVPHQCLGAVWSRRDKNRSHEAATVLATVNQFNAVSFRVISTALVDLHLRPGERARVIGTWIDIAQELRVLKNFSSLKAIISGLQSNPVYRLQKTWQALPKEKVELFEELARIFSEDNNQWAQRELLIREGTAKFADTVGENDRQLQKVFHRQMNNTGNISYGTIPYLGTFLTDLTMIDTAIPDTVAEGLINFDKRRKEFEVLAQIKLLQGAANAYNIPEDLAFDRWFDSILVLDDQEAYQLSCKIEAPLTSQSSAGQGGLSAGRDSNKTKKRAPLGHRKNDSIASTSSSSGSMFFCDLESHPSSRHNSLDRKASPSQMSSSSSTSSLPSLDVSMSSGNTNTSAGRHSSSTCSRSQASSQALGPAQPKSHDFYIIRVTLETSSVETDGIVLYKSIMLSNNERTPQVIRNAMLKLGLEGNPDSYTLAQVLPDKEMVLPPNANVYYAVNTAFNLNFILRPKKENAVEPVPPSRSKPAKKMSS; from the exons GACTCGGACGACGAGATCTCGCACCTGGAGTGGGAGACGGTGCGCGTGCGCTTCGTCAAGGCGGGCAGCCTGGAGAGGCTGGTGGAGAGCCTGGCCACGGACGACGGCGAGCTCGAGTCCACCTACATCAACGTGTTCCTCACCACGTACCGCACCTTCGCCTCCGCCAAGCAGGTGCTCACGCTGCTGCTGGACAG GTACGAGCAGCTGTCCAACAATAAACTGGACCTTCCAGACTCTGTCATGGAGCAGCACAGAAA TCTGCTGCCCAGGACGCTGGTGCAGGCCCTGTACGTGTGGCTGGACTCGTTCCCCGAGGACTTCCGCGACCCGCCAACGCACCCCGCGCTCCACCGGCTGCTGTACTTCTGCCAGCAGCACCTGCCCGCGTCCGAGCTGGAGGTGAAGGTGCGCCACCGGCTGGACCGCTTCGACCGCGAGGACCAGCTCCTGG ACTCGTGCATGCTGTACCCCGGCTCGACGCTCCGGATACACGCGGCGACGATGAACGGCAACAGCCCCCAGCACTACGTGTTCCCGGAGGTGCCCCAGAGGCACTTCGCGGAGCAGCTCACGAGGATGGACATG GAGCTGTTCAAGAAGCTGGTCCCGCACCAGTGCCTGGGGGCCGTCTGGTCGCGGAGGGACAAGAACCGCAGCCACGAGGCCGCCACCGTGCTGGCCACGGTGAACCAGTTCAACGCCGTGTCATTCCGCGTCATCAGCACGGCGCTGGTGGACCTACACCTGAGGCCGGGCGAGCGGGCGCGCGTCATCGGCACGTGGATCGACATTGCGCAG GAGTTACGAGTGTTGAAAAACTTCTCATCGTTGAAAGCTATTATATCTGGTCTTCAGTCAAATCCGGTCTACAGATTACAGAAGACTTGGCAAGCTCTTCCAAAGGAAAAG GTGGAGCTGTTTGAAGAACTCGCAAGGATATTCAGCGAAGATAACAACCAGTGGGCTCAAAGAGAGCTTCTTATCCGTGAAGGCACGGCCAAGTTTGCGGACACGGTGGGGGAAAACGATCGCCAGTTGCAGAAAGTGTTCCATCGACAAATGAACAACACTGGG AACATAAGTTACGGCACAATACCGTACTTGGGTACATTTCTCACTGATCTTACAATGATAGACACTGCGATACCGGACACTGTTGCGGAGGGCCTCATAAACTTTGACAAGCGGAGGAAAGAATTTGAAGTTCTTGCACAG ATAAAACTTCTTCAAGGAGCAGCTAATGCGTACAACATCCCAGAAGACCTGGCGTTCGATCGCTGGTTCGACTCGATCCTCGTCCTGGACGACCAGGAAGCATACCAGTTGTCGTGTAAAATCGAAGCGCCCCTCACGAGTCAATCGTCTGCCGGACAGGGAGGGCTCAGCGCTGGCCGAGACTCGAACAAGACCAAGAAACGTGCACC CCTCGGACACCGTAAAAATGACTCGATAGCCAGCACATCCAGCAGCTCAGGCAGCATGTTCTTCTGCGACCTCGAGTCTCACCCTTCGTCCAGGCACAACTCCTTGGATAGGAAG GCGTCTCCGTCGCAGATGtcctcctcgtccagcacctccTCCCTGCCGTCGCTGGACGTGTCGATGAGCAGCGGCAACACCAACACGTCGGCCGGGAGGCACAGCAGCAGCACCTGCAGCAGGTCCCAGGCGTCGTCCCAGGCCCTCGGCCCCGCGCAGCCCAAGTCCCACGACTTCTACATCATCCGCGTGACCTTGGAGACCAGCTCCGTGGAGACCGACG GTATAGTTCTCTACAAAAGCATAATGCTGAGCAACAACGAGCGGACGCCGCAGGTGATAAGGAACGCAATGCTCAAACTCGGGCTTGAAGGGAATCCCGACTCCTACACACTAGCTCAGGTGCTGCCTGACAAAG AAATGGTTCTTCCCCCGAATGCCAACGTGTATTACGCTGTCAACACTGCGTTCAACTTGAACTTCATCCTGCGACCAAAGAAGGAGAACGCTGTGGAGCCAGTGCCGCCTTCCCGCTCAAAGCCTGCCAAGAAGATGTCTAGCTAG